In Actinoplanes sp. NBC_00393, a single genomic region encodes these proteins:
- a CDS encoding alpha/beta hydrolase, translated as MSVRLNQVSRQPCGSPRATPVVFVHGAWHGAWCWAEHFLPYFARHGYAAHAFDLRGHGRSDGAGGLRTHRIADYVDDLDCVVRGLDGTPALVGHSMGGVVVQKYLESRAGAGAALLATLPPSGGLHPAVRLARRYPVAMLKVAATRSLRPLIATPQQTRTAFFSAGIAEARLMAYHARLQDESFRAFLDLIALDRPDPKRVRAPVLVLGAHRDTIISRSEVEATAAAYRTSATLLPTAHDMMLDDGWQEVADHILRWLDDLPR; from the coding sequence ATGTCCGTGCGTCTGAACCAGGTGAGCAGGCAACCGTGCGGTTCGCCGCGCGCTACGCCGGTGGTGTTCGTCCACGGCGCCTGGCACGGTGCGTGGTGCTGGGCCGAGCATTTCCTTCCATACTTTGCGCGGCACGGCTATGCGGCGCACGCCTTTGATCTGCGCGGGCACGGTCGCAGCGACGGCGCCGGTGGTCTGCGCACGCACCGGATCGCCGACTACGTCGACGACCTGGACTGCGTCGTCCGCGGTCTGGACGGCACTCCTGCGCTCGTCGGGCACTCGATGGGGGGCGTGGTCGTACAGAAGTATCTGGAGTCTCGGGCCGGGGCCGGCGCTGCCCTCCTGGCGACCTTGCCACCGTCCGGGGGCTTGCACCCCGCTGTGCGGCTGGCCCGGCGTTACCCGGTTGCCATGCTGAAGGTGGCCGCGACCCGCTCGCTGCGCCCGTTGATCGCGACGCCCCAGCAGACTCGGACGGCGTTCTTCAGCGCCGGCATCGCCGAAGCCAGGCTGATGGCGTACCACGCTCGATTGCAGGACGAGTCGTTCCGGGCGTTCCTCGACCTCATCGCGTTGGACCGGCCTGACCCGAAACGGGTGCGAGCGCCGGTACTCGTTCTCGGTGCCCACCGCGACACGATCATCAGCCGCTCGGAGGTCGAAGCCACCGCGGCGGCGTACCGAACCTCGGCGACGCTGCTGCCCACAGCGCACGACATGATGCTCGACGACGGCTGGCAGGAGGTCGCCGACCATATCCTCCGCTGGCTCGACGACCTCCCGAGGTAA
- a CDS encoding GNAT family N-acetyltransferase, whose amino-acid sequence MTELRDLVVRWQRGWSVARALPTAEDVGGGLRVRCLQPGRDVEYVALDSASLSRLAKLVAAEDAVTWLTVPTTDPVGTASALEAAGLSLIKRSEMLMTADLRGLPQKAPAAPYRLRTELDAEVVTATVQDESGEVGARGTMGLTGTDAIADRIETVPAHRRRGLASAIMSGLTRAAILEGAEHGILIASEEGQRLYSTLGWQPAADVLIATTPGNVPDPR is encoded by the coding sequence GTGACTGAACTGCGCGATCTTGTCGTCCGGTGGCAGCGCGGCTGGAGTGTGGCCCGCGCGCTGCCCACCGCGGAAGATGTCGGCGGCGGGTTGCGGGTGCGATGCCTGCAGCCCGGCCGCGACGTCGAGTACGTGGCGCTCGACTCGGCGTCGCTGAGCAGGCTGGCGAAGCTCGTCGCCGCCGAGGACGCCGTCACCTGGCTGACCGTGCCGACCACCGACCCGGTGGGGACGGCCTCGGCGCTGGAGGCCGCCGGGCTTAGCCTGATCAAGCGCTCAGAGATGCTGATGACAGCCGATCTGCGCGGGCTGCCGCAGAAAGCGCCCGCCGCGCCCTACCGGTTGCGGACCGAACTCGACGCCGAGGTGGTCACGGCCACGGTGCAGGACGAGTCGGGAGAGGTGGGCGCACGCGGCACGATGGGCCTGACCGGTACGGACGCCATCGCGGACCGGATCGAAACGGTGCCCGCGCATCGCCGCAGAGGGCTGGCCAGCGCAATCATGAGCGGCTTGACCCGTGCGGCAATTCTCGAGGGCGCCGAACACGGCATTCTCATCGCCAGCGAAGAGGGTCAGCGCCTGTATTCGACGCTCGGCTGGCAGCCGGCGGCCGACGTTCTGATCGCCACGACACCCGGCAACGTTCCCGACCCTAGGTAG
- a CDS encoding carboxymuconolactone decarboxylase family protein — MTTYPIDTAPEGSRPALAALRGALGLVPNLAATMANAPSLISTFVAAFGQFGGTRFTDAERQVLLLSNAVTNRCAWAVAFHSTVALAHGAPADAVEAIRRRELPDDPRLAALSATTRALIDKRGHLDEGDVKTFTAGGFDEVQLLDVITGLAISTMANYTGNVADPPLDPPFRAQAWNDGY; from the coding sequence ATGACGACATACCCGATCGACACGGCCCCAGAGGGTTCCCGGCCAGCCCTGGCGGCGCTGCGGGGAGCGCTCGGCCTCGTACCGAATCTGGCCGCCACGATGGCCAACGCCCCCTCGCTGATCAGCACCTTCGTTGCCGCGTTCGGCCAGTTCGGCGGCACCCGCTTCACCGACGCCGAACGGCAGGTGCTGCTGCTGTCCAACGCGGTCACCAACCGCTGCGCCTGGGCGGTGGCCTTCCACTCCACGGTCGCGCTTGCTCACGGCGCCCCCGCAGACGCGGTCGAAGCGATTCGCCGCCGTGAGCTCCCCGACGATCCGCGGCTCGCCGCCCTGTCCGCGACGACCCGGGCGCTCATCGACAAGCGCGGCCACCTCGACGAAGGCGACGTCAAGACATTCACGGCCGGCGGCTTCGACGAGGTACAGCTCCTCGACGTGATCACCGGCCTGGCGATCTCCACGATGGCCAACTACACCGGCAACGTCGCCGATCCGCCGCTGGATCCGCCGTTCCGGGCGCAGGCCTGGAACGACGGATACTGA
- a CDS encoding helix-turn-helix domain-containing protein, with protein MSGDVGALLQRWRKARRLSQLGLAAEAAVSIRHLCFIETGRARPSRTMVLRLAEVLDVPLRERNTLLLAAGFAPQYEESALDAPALAAVQVAIDAILAQQEPYPAVVMDRDWTIRTTNTAAERFFGFLLAGHQPISGPANVLRLMFHPDGVRPHVTNWPEVAQALVRRVRREALGGVTDERAQRILAEVLAYPGVPLSVAKTDPLAPQLPIVPVRFARDGRQFDYFSTVTTLGTPQDVTLQELRIECFFPAGERMR; from the coding sequence ATGAGCGGTGACGTCGGCGCCCTGCTGCAGCGGTGGCGCAAGGCTCGGCGGCTGAGCCAGCTGGGACTCGCCGCCGAGGCCGCCGTGTCGATCCGGCATCTGTGTTTCATCGAGACCGGCCGGGCCCGGCCCAGCCGGACCATGGTGTTGCGCCTCGCCGAGGTCCTCGACGTGCCGCTGCGCGAACGCAACACCCTGCTGCTCGCCGCCGGCTTCGCTCCCCAGTACGAGGAGTCGGCTCTCGACGCCCCCGCGCTCGCCGCCGTGCAGGTGGCGATCGACGCGATCCTGGCGCAGCAGGAGCCGTACCCGGCCGTGGTGATGGACCGCGACTGGACCATCCGGACCACCAACACGGCCGCCGAACGGTTCTTCGGCTTCCTGCTCGCCGGTCACCAGCCCATCAGTGGTCCGGCCAATGTGCTTCGGCTGATGTTTCACCCCGATGGGGTACGCCCACACGTCACGAACTGGCCCGAGGTGGCTCAGGCGCTGGTGCGACGGGTACGCCGGGAGGCCCTCGGCGGGGTGACCGACGAGCGCGCCCAGCGCATCCTCGCCGAGGTTCTCGCCTATCCGGGCGTACCCCTCTCGGTTGCCAAAACCGACCCACTGGCACCGCAACTGCCGATCGTGCCGGTGCGTTTCGCCCGGGACGGCCGGCAGTTCGACTACTTCTCCACCGTGACCACGCTCGGCACGCCGCAGGACGTGACCTTGCAGGAGCTGCGGATCGAGTGTTTCTTCCCGGCCGGCGAACGGATGCGCTGA
- a CDS encoding YciI family protein — protein sequence MKRYLISFNDGAMDHIPAEEMPDVGKAAHAVMQDAVNAGVFVFGTGLERQRASIVGTDGLVTDGPYPETKEVIGGFVVLDVATREEAETWAGRIAESCRCAQEVRELMPDPELDEMLRRACG from the coding sequence ATGAAGCGGTACCTGATCTCGTTCAACGACGGCGCGATGGACCACATCCCCGCCGAGGAGATGCCGGACGTGGGCAAGGCCGCGCACGCGGTGATGCAGGACGCGGTGAACGCCGGGGTGTTCGTGTTCGGCACCGGACTCGAACGGCAGCGGGCGAGCATCGTGGGCACGGACGGGCTGGTCACCGACGGACCGTACCCGGAGACCAAAGAGGTCATCGGCGGGTTCGTGGTCCTCGACGTGGCCACCCGCGAGGAAGCGGAGACCTGGGCCGGCCGGATCGCGGAATCATGCCGGTGCGCGCAGGAGGTTCGGGAGCTGATGCCCGATCCCGAACTCGACGAGATGCTTCGCCGGGCGTGCGGCTGA
- a CDS encoding methyl-accepting chemotaxis protein has translation MKQATLTWGTAVMLAVLAVLLGYTALTLGQAITDERVAYERQGQYKQLAIDLGAASDLLTNEARMYAVTGDKGHLDAYWKEIDETKTRDRVIAELESLGAPDALFDLLETAKTNSDALINTETRAMRLVLEADDTAPAQMPAPVADFQLSAADAALSDSRKMARAAQIMSDEQYAKDKALITAPVGQFQEQLQRAAQEQVAEAESTTRRLMTTLVVLAVLVAAGITAALVLIHRLMGRIIVRYATVLRHRDPKNLDFVLRPEGTTELRELADGFNSQFDQVRQLVTAVCASADEVHASAQQLTGLSSDLLSSTATASDRTGNVSTVADEVSYNVATVSAGVEEMSASITEISQNAANAAQVATSAVQVAESTRNTVARLGESSAEISGVVSLINGIAEQTNLLALNATIEAARAGELGKGFAVVASEVKDLAQETARATGDITSRMDTIQADTAAVVTAISEISAIIDRISDSQNTIASAVEEQTATTSEISRSLNQAAGGAQQIAGNTADVRTASEQAQSAANVTQRACDDLATMAARLHELVSDYQLAR, from the coding sequence GTGAAGCAAGCGACCCTGACCTGGGGCACCGCGGTGATGCTCGCCGTGCTCGCCGTCCTGCTGGGCTACACCGCTCTGACTCTCGGGCAGGCCATCACCGACGAGCGGGTGGCGTACGAGCGGCAGGGCCAGTACAAGCAGCTCGCCATCGACCTGGGCGCAGCGTCGGACCTGTTGACCAATGAGGCCCGGATGTACGCGGTCACCGGGGACAAGGGCCACCTGGATGCGTACTGGAAAGAGATCGACGAGACCAAGACCCGGGACCGGGTGATCGCCGAACTGGAGAGCCTGGGCGCCCCGGACGCCCTGTTCGACCTGCTGGAGACGGCGAAGACGAACTCGGATGCGCTGATCAACACCGAGACCCGGGCGATGCGCCTGGTGCTGGAGGCGGACGACACCGCGCCCGCGCAGATGCCGGCCCCGGTCGCCGACTTCCAGCTCAGCGCGGCCGACGCGGCGCTGAGCGACTCGCGCAAGATGGCCCGGGCCGCGCAGATCATGTCCGACGAGCAGTACGCCAAGGACAAGGCGCTGATCACCGCGCCGGTCGGGCAGTTCCAGGAGCAACTGCAGCGTGCCGCTCAGGAGCAGGTCGCCGAGGCGGAGTCGACCACGCGCCGGCTGATGACCACGCTGGTCGTCCTGGCCGTGCTGGTCGCGGCCGGCATCACCGCGGCGCTCGTGCTGATCCACCGGCTGATGGGCCGCATCATCGTTCGGTACGCGACCGTGCTGCGTCATCGGGACCCGAAGAACCTCGACTTCGTCCTGCGGCCCGAGGGCACCACCGAGCTGCGGGAGCTGGCGGACGGCTTCAACAGCCAGTTCGACCAGGTCCGGCAGCTGGTGACGGCGGTCTGCGCCAGCGCCGACGAGGTGCACGCCTCGGCGCAGCAGCTGACCGGGCTCAGTTCCGACCTGCTGTCGTCGACCGCCACGGCCTCCGACCGCACCGGCAATGTCTCCACCGTGGCCGACGAGGTCTCCTACAACGTGGCGACCGTGTCGGCCGGTGTCGAGGAGATGTCCGCCTCGATCACCGAGATCTCCCAGAACGCCGCCAACGCGGCACAGGTCGCGACCTCCGCCGTGCAGGTGGCCGAGTCGACCCGCAACACCGTGGCCCGGCTGGGGGAGAGTTCCGCCGAGATCAGCGGCGTGGTCAGCCTGATCAACGGGATCGCCGAGCAGACCAACCTGCTCGCGCTCAACGCCACCATCGAGGCGGCGCGCGCCGGTGAACTGGGCAAGGGCTTCGCGGTGGTGGCCAGCGAGGTCAAGGACCTCGCCCAGGAGACCGCCCGCGCCACCGGTGACATCACCAGCCGGATGGACACCATCCAGGCCGACACCGCCGCGGTCGTGACGGCGATCAGTGAGATCAGCGCGATCATCGACCGCATCAGCGACTCGCAGAACACGATCGCCTCCGCCGTCGAGGAGCAGACCGCGACCACCTCGGAGATCAGCCGCAGCCTCAACCAGGCCGCGGGCGGCGCACAGCAGATCGCCGGCAACACCGCCGACGTGCGAACTGCCAGCGAGCAGGCACAGTCCGCCGCCAACGTGACCCAGCGGGCCTGCGACGACCTGGCCACCATGGCGGCCCGGCTGCACGAACTGGTCAGCGACTACCAGCTGGCACGCTGA
- a CDS encoding cellulase family glycosylhydrolase, producing the protein MRRTRSLILSVAAAVVAAGLALYAVSPASAATPSATFAKVSDWGSGWQGEYTITNGGTSALTSWRVEFDLPAGTSLGSYWDALVSVSGQHVTATNRSWNGTVAPGASVKFGFLGSGPGTPTGCKLNGVSCTGTTTPTTSPATSPPPVGTTPAAKNGQLKVCGRQLCNAQGKAIQLRGMSTHGLQWYANCVTDSSLDVLAKEWNADVLRISMYIQEGGYETDPAGFTAKVNDLIEKATARGLYAIVDWHMLSPGDPNFNLARAKTFFQQIAAKHKNKTNILYEIANEPSDVHWSSIKSYADQIIPVIRAEDADGVVLVGTEDWSSLGASGDGQGVARILASPVNATNIMYTFHFYAASHDDYYLNTFRDAIAKLPMFVTEFGTQQASGDGGNNFTQAQKYLDLMAQNKVSWVNWNYSDDMRTGAVFTQGTCNAGAYSGTGRLKEAGAWIRDRIRTPDDF; encoded by the coding sequence ATGCGCCGCACCCGTTCCCTCATCCTGTCCGTCGCCGCCGCGGTCGTCGCCGCCGGTCTGGCCCTCTACGCCGTCTCCCCCGCCTCGGCCGCGACTCCCAGCGCCACCTTCGCGAAGGTGTCCGACTGGGGGTCCGGCTGGCAGGGCGAGTACACGATCACCAACGGCGGCACGTCCGCCCTGACCTCGTGGCGGGTCGAGTTCGACCTGCCGGCCGGCACCTCGCTCGGCTCCTACTGGGACGCGCTGGTCAGCGTCTCCGGGCAGCACGTCACCGCCACGAACCGGTCCTGGAACGGCACCGTGGCGCCCGGCGCCTCGGTCAAGTTCGGCTTCCTCGGCTCCGGGCCCGGCACTCCCACCGGGTGCAAGCTGAACGGCGTGTCCTGCACCGGAACCACCACCCCGACGACCTCACCGGCAACCTCGCCGCCTCCGGTGGGCACTACGCCGGCCGCCAAGAACGGGCAGCTCAAGGTCTGCGGCCGGCAGCTGTGCAACGCGCAGGGCAAGGCGATCCAGTTGCGCGGCATGAGCACGCACGGCCTGCAGTGGTACGCCAACTGCGTCACCGACAGCTCCCTGGACGTGCTCGCCAAGGAGTGGAACGCCGACGTCCTGCGGATCTCGATGTACATCCAGGAGGGCGGCTACGAGACCGACCCGGCCGGATTCACCGCCAAGGTCAACGACCTGATCGAGAAGGCCACCGCCCGCGGCCTCTACGCGATCGTCGACTGGCACATGCTCTCGCCCGGTGACCCCAACTTCAACCTGGCCCGCGCCAAGACGTTCTTCCAGCAGATCGCGGCAAAACACAAGAACAAGACCAACATTCTGTACGAGATCGCGAACGAGCCCAGCGACGTCCACTGGTCGTCGATCAAGTCGTACGCCGACCAGATCATCCCGGTGATCCGTGCCGAGGACGCGGACGGTGTGGTGCTGGTCGGCACCGAGGACTGGTCCTCGCTGGGCGCCTCCGGCGACGGTCAGGGCGTCGCGCGCATCCTGGCCAGCCCGGTGAACGCCACCAACATCATGTACACGTTCCACTTCTACGCCGCCTCGCACGACGACTACTACCTGAACACCTTCCGCGACGCCATCGCAAAGCTGCCGATGTTCGTCACCGAGTTCGGCACGCAGCAGGCCTCCGGCGACGGCGGCAACAACTTCACGCAGGCCCAGAAGTACCTGGACCTGATGGCCCAGAACAAGGTCAGCTGGGTCAACTGGAACTACTCCGACGACATGCGCACCGGCGCCGTCTTCACCCAGGGCACCTGCAACGCCGGCGCCTACTCCGGCACGGGCCGCCTGAAGGAGGCCGGCGCCTGGATCCGCGACCGTATCCGTACCCCTGACGATTTCTGA
- a CDS encoding nSTAND1 domain-containing NTPase: MPRPERPLDGLDSPVEQLAAGLRQLREKAGKPGYRQMAARANYSVATLSAAASGRRLPTLEVTLAYVAACDGDLVEWERRWREAERLSVAPAEDPAAANGYGRSPYPGLAMFQPEDAQLFFGRTTLVDDLVRRLQQKRFLAVFGPSGTGKSSLVRAGLVPAVAGPAVVLTPGAHPIEELAVHLARHAGVSAAGLPEELRKDPAQANLLVRQGLCGVPEDLLLVVDQFEETFATCADPAERADFVAALLAMCRGPDSRARVVLAVRADHYARFTEHPELLTVLADAQMLIGGMSPAELREAVTRPAEQYGARVEGALVATIVAEVADSPGALPLAAHALREAWRRRQGAMVTLAGYQAAGGVAGAVAHTAEQTYERLPEPERLVAQRLLLRMVDVGTDGLITRRRLSRAEMGTIESATAVIDAFTAARLVSTDRDTVEIAHEALIRAWPRLRGWVEESRAGLRLHRQLTEAAAAWESLGRDEGALYRGLRLSSTVEAVDAGVIALSAAERDFLEAGRALRDGKARLRQRRTRWVFAGLAAVMAVVCVLATGAVVSARRAAAERDRAVARELAAGARAERMTDPELALLLASQAYRIHPDSQTESVLRQATADARSTFTMDAHDAEVYSVAVSGSRVASADTDGMVRVWDLQGRTPPVTAPVRGTFVDLGPDGELAIASSDRKGSGNQIVLWRPEDPDGPRLLNPVLPAGVGDVAYSPDGRWVAAIGNDSMVHVWDTTRGGSPRSMPYTGCSGNVAFGPDGLLAAAADDGTIRIWDLDSTAAPVIIRQPAGILPTSVAVSPDGRRVAAGGFEGVRVWSTDGRTGPELYRGQEFQYASVAFSPDGRRIAAGTERTVRVWDVSDNTRGLALRGHRGAVWDLAFSPDSRRLLSGSDDSTVRVWDTAATNRTTVELPPPSQGIAAQLSGDGTVAAASSASGVLSIFPTRTPQNATTLRDVSKDFRFLTVSGGGHGVAATSVDSEEIRWWQTAAGTEPATLECGRRLAMFTTNQAVLSDDGHVLAVDCGDLQIRVWRAGDRQVVSRAAGSGPIAINHDGTLMAMLQQSQELVLWDPETGRTVRTLQGHSGHPDQIRFSRDGRRLAVAGDDGAIRVWAIDRDEDPVVLTGTVGTISAMSFSPDGKLIAGVSTDDVVRLWNTDGNGEVLTFDHPADARQIAFSADGLQLITLHGTTVHFTPCEVCRPIDEVLALARQRTTRDFTPQERAKYLRD; this comes from the coding sequence GTGCCGAGACCGGAGCGGCCCCTGGACGGGCTGGACAGCCCGGTCGAGCAACTGGCGGCCGGGCTGCGGCAGTTGCGGGAGAAGGCCGGCAAGCCGGGTTACCGGCAGATGGCCGCGCGGGCGAACTATTCGGTGGCGACGTTGTCGGCGGCGGCGTCGGGGCGGCGGTTGCCGACGCTGGAGGTGACCCTTGCGTACGTTGCTGCGTGCGACGGTGATCTCGTCGAGTGGGAGCGGCGTTGGCGGGAGGCGGAACGGCTGAGCGTGGCGCCCGCCGAGGACCCGGCTGCGGCGAACGGGTACGGGCGGTCGCCGTATCCGGGGCTGGCGATGTTCCAGCCGGAGGACGCGCAGCTGTTCTTCGGCCGCACCACGCTGGTGGACGACCTGGTACGCCGACTGCAGCAGAAGCGTTTCCTGGCGGTGTTCGGGCCGTCGGGTACCGGTAAGTCGTCGCTGGTCCGGGCGGGGCTGGTCCCGGCGGTCGCGGGGCCGGCGGTGGTGTTGACACCGGGTGCGCACCCGATCGAAGAGCTGGCGGTACATCTCGCGCGGCATGCCGGTGTGTCGGCCGCCGGGCTGCCGGAGGAGCTGCGTAAGGACCCGGCGCAGGCGAATCTGCTGGTGCGGCAGGGCCTGTGCGGCGTACCCGAAGATCTTTTGTTGGTGGTGGATCAGTTCGAGGAGACCTTCGCGACCTGCGCCGATCCGGCCGAGCGGGCGGATTTCGTCGCGGCGTTGCTGGCGATGTGCCGCGGGCCGGACAGCCGGGCGCGGGTGGTGCTGGCGGTGCGCGCCGACCACTACGCCCGGTTCACCGAGCACCCCGAGCTGCTGACCGTGCTGGCGGACGCGCAGATGCTGATCGGCGGGATGAGCCCGGCGGAGCTGCGCGAGGCGGTGACCAGGCCGGCCGAGCAGTACGGGGCCCGGGTGGAGGGGGCGCTGGTGGCCACGATCGTGGCCGAGGTGGCCGACTCCCCGGGCGCGCTGCCACTGGCGGCGCACGCGCTGCGCGAGGCGTGGCGCCGCCGCCAGGGCGCGATGGTCACCCTGGCCGGATACCAGGCCGCGGGGGGTGTGGCCGGGGCGGTGGCCCACACCGCGGAACAGACGTATGAGCGGCTGCCCGAGCCCGAACGGCTCGTCGCCCAGCGACTGCTGCTGCGGATGGTTGACGTCGGGACCGACGGGTTGATCACCCGACGGCGGCTGAGCCGCGCTGAAATGGGAACGATCGAGTCGGCGACGGCGGTGATCGACGCGTTCACCGCCGCGCGGCTGGTCAGCACCGACCGTGACACCGTGGAGATCGCGCATGAGGCGCTGATCCGGGCGTGGCCGCGGCTGCGTGGCTGGGTGGAGGAGAGCCGGGCCGGCCTGCGGCTGCACCGCCAACTCACCGAGGCGGCCGCCGCCTGGGAGTCGCTGGGCCGCGACGAGGGCGCGTTGTACCGAGGACTTCGGCTGTCCAGCACCGTGGAGGCGGTGGACGCCGGAGTCATCGCCCTGAGCGCAGCGGAACGGGATTTCCTGGAAGCCGGCCGCGCGTTACGCGACGGTAAGGCGCGGCTACGTCAGCGTCGTACCCGCTGGGTTTTCGCCGGACTCGCCGCGGTCATGGCTGTCGTCTGCGTGCTCGCAACCGGCGCGGTCGTTTCCGCGCGGCGCGCCGCGGCCGAGCGGGACCGGGCCGTGGCCCGGGAGCTGGCGGCGGGCGCGCGGGCCGAACGGATGACCGATCCTGAGCTGGCGCTGCTGCTCGCATCGCAGGCGTACCGTATTCATCCGGATTCGCAGACCGAGTCGGTGCTGCGCCAGGCCACGGCCGACGCACGCTCGACGTTCACGATGGATGCGCACGACGCGGAGGTCTATTCGGTCGCCGTCAGCGGTTCCCGGGTGGCCAGCGCGGACACCGACGGCATGGTCCGGGTGTGGGACCTCCAGGGCCGGACGCCACCGGTCACCGCGCCCGTGCGAGGCACCTTCGTCGACCTCGGCCCGGACGGTGAGCTGGCGATCGCCAGTTCGGACCGGAAAGGCTCGGGCAATCAGATCGTCCTGTGGCGCCCCGAGGACCCGGACGGTCCTCGACTGCTGAACCCGGTCCTGCCGGCCGGTGTGGGCGACGTGGCCTACAGCCCGGACGGCCGCTGGGTCGCGGCGATCGGCAACGACTCGATGGTGCACGTCTGGGACACCACCCGAGGCGGTTCACCGAGATCAATGCCCTACACGGGGTGCTCCGGCAACGTCGCCTTCGGCCCGGACGGGCTGCTGGCGGCTGCCGCAGATGACGGCACCATCAGGATCTGGGACCTCGACAGTACGGCCGCGCCAGTCATCATTCGTCAGCCGGCGGGAATCCTGCCCACCTCGGTGGCAGTCAGCCCGGACGGGCGCCGGGTCGCCGCCGGCGGATTCGAGGGTGTCCGAGTGTGGTCCACTGACGGGCGCACCGGACCGGAGCTCTACCGCGGCCAGGAGTTCCAGTACGCCAGCGTGGCGTTCAGCCCGGACGGACGCCGCATCGCCGCCGGAACGGAGCGGACCGTGCGGGTCTGGGACGTCTCCGACAACACCCGCGGACTCGCGCTGCGCGGTCACCGCGGCGCCGTGTGGGACCTGGCGTTCAGCCCGGACAGCCGCCGGCTCCTGTCCGGCAGCGACGACTCCACCGTACGGGTGTGGGACACCGCCGCCACCAACCGCACGACGGTCGAGCTACCCCCGCCGTCGCAGGGCATAGCGGCTCAGCTCAGCGGCGACGGCACCGTCGCGGCGGCGTCCTCGGCGTCCGGCGTGCTCTCGATCTTTCCCACCCGTACGCCGCAGAACGCGACGACGCTGCGCGACGTTTCGAAGGACTTCCGGTTCCTCACCGTCAGCGGAGGCGGGCACGGCGTCGCGGCGACGAGCGTCGACAGTGAGGAGATCCGCTGGTGGCAGACCGCGGCAGGAACTGAACCGGCGACTCTCGAATGCGGGCGCCGGCTCGCCATGTTCACCACCAACCAAGCTGTCTTGAGCGACGACGGACACGTGCTCGCCGTCGACTGCGGCGACCTCCAGATCCGCGTGTGGCGGGCCGGCGATCGGCAGGTGGTGAGCCGGGCCGCCGGCTCGGGCCCGATCGCGATCAACCATGACGGAACCCTCATGGCGATGCTGCAGCAATCGCAGGAGTTGGTGCTGTGGGATCCGGAGACCGGGCGGACGGTGCGGACGTTGCAGGGCCACAGCGGGCATCCCGACCAGATCCGGTTCAGCCGGGACGGTCGGCGGCTGGCCGTCGCGGGCGACGACGGGGCGATCCGGGTCTGGGCCATCGACCGCGACGAGGACCCGGTCGTGCTCACCGGCACCGTGGGGACCATCTCGGCGATGAGCTTCAGCCCGGACGGCAAACTGATCGCCGGCGTCAGCACCGACGACGTCGTACGCCTGTGGAACACCGACGGCAACGGCGAGGTCCTGACCTTCGATCATCCCGCTGACGCCCGGCAGATCGCCTTCAGCGCCGACGGCCTGCAGCTCATCACACTGCACGGGACGACTGTCCACTTCACTCCGTGCGAGGTGTGCCGACCGATCGACGAGGTGCTCGCGCTGGCCCGGCAGCGGACCACACGGGACTTCACTCCGCAGGAACGCGCGAAGTACCTACGGGATTGA
- a CDS encoding endonuclease/exonuclease/phosphatase family protein: MRIVSLNAWGGALADDLLNWLPNCEADVLCLQEVTRTAGLTGWTHFTDGERSLPQRAALFDDARTALPRHQAIFVSSDSGPVRDDTGRTFRQDFGLATLVGEDLPVVGVDSAFVHGQFTDHIAWAAGDRPRVALAVQTVDRAAGRAVWVVQMHGLRDPSGKADTPARRGQAERLAELVQRIRRPHDLVVVCGDFNLLPGSETFGILAEAGLTDLVGAADTRTSHYRKAVRHASYMLISDTAAVKHIEVLAEPEVSDHRALVLDI, translated from the coding sequence GTGCGCATTGTGAGCCTCAACGCCTGGGGCGGAGCCCTGGCCGACGACCTCCTCAACTGGCTGCCGAACTGCGAGGCGGACGTCCTGTGCCTGCAAGAGGTGACGCGAACTGCGGGCCTCACCGGCTGGACGCATTTCACCGACGGAGAACGAAGCCTGCCGCAGCGGGCCGCCCTGTTCGACGACGCCCGCACCGCGTTGCCCCGGCATCAGGCGATCTTCGTGTCCAGCGATTCCGGCCCGGTGCGCGACGACACGGGCCGCACCTTCCGCCAGGACTTCGGCTTGGCAACCCTGGTCGGGGAGGATCTGCCGGTCGTCGGCGTCGACTCCGCGTTCGTGCACGGCCAGTTCACCGATCACATCGCATGGGCGGCGGGTGACCGTCCCCGGGTCGCCCTCGCGGTGCAGACAGTCGACCGCGCCGCCGGCCGTGCGGTGTGGGTCGTACAGATGCATGGCCTGCGCGACCCCTCCGGCAAGGCCGACACGCCGGCCCGCCGCGGCCAGGCCGAACGGCTCGCCGAGCTCGTGCAGCGCATCCGCAGGCCCCATGACCTGGTCGTGGTCTGCGGCGACTTCAACCTGCTGCCCGGCAGCGAGACGTTCGGCATCCTGGCCGAAGCCGGCCTCACCGACCTGGTCGGCGCCGCCGACACCCGGACCTCGCACTATCGAAAGGCCGTGAGGCACGCCAGCTACATGCTCATCTCGGACACGGCCGCCGTCAAACACATCGAAGTCCTGGCCGAACCAGAGGTCTCGGACCACCGCGCGCTGGTTCTGGACATCTAG